aaaaaaaaaaaaaatacagcaagaaCAGAGCATTTCAGCAAACCAGAGGACTACAACTTGTTAGGAACTCGCAACTTTTACCTTCAAACAGAGGATGACGTATCAGTTGGAATATGGTGAGCTTGTTTTCATTAACGTCAGTCTTTGTTTTAACTATTTTGAAAAATCAGATAATACAAGGGACTTCTTGTGCTGATAATCTTTAATTCTCACAAAGAAAATGGAACGTcattgtaatgttattatttgcTTTTTGTGATCAGTTGAACAAGCATAAATATAGCAAATTGAAATTtgaaaatacaaattatattcacttatttctttCATCCCTCCAGGCATATCTTGCCAGAGTCTTTGATGTTTTCGGCACCAGATGGCAACTCTGAGGAAAGAACTAGATGGTTTGAGGAAAGTTTAAAGAAGGGTAAGCCCATATTCATATACCTGCATGGGAACCGGTTTTCAAGAGCTGCTTACTATCGTGTGGAGCTGTACCGTCTTCTACGAAGTCAGGATTACCACATTATTGCCATGGACTACAGAGGTTTGTGTGGAAGATTTGCCAGTAAGGGTAGGCAAATGTTGTTAAGGGAATTAAAAATTGTAAATGTGAATTTTTATGAAACTTCAATGATATGGTCTTATAAAATTTTTATGATAGGTTATGAGAAAAACATCTGTAGTCATTTTATGCTTATGTAGAGAGTAATGTCAAACATACAATGCATAAGCTTGtcaaaattgtgattttttttttttatcaggttttGCTGACTCAACTGCTGTAGCTCCCAGTGAGACAGGATTAGTCACAGACGTAAAAGCTGTGTATAACTATATCAAGAAAAAGGCAGGGAAAACACCAGTATTTTTCTACGCCCACTCCCTTGGTACTGGGTGAGTAGCTATGCATCTAATGTTAAgcaatgtttttgtttataccacgtcttcactttcttttattgttgGGCATATTTAGAACATGAGCTGTGGGACCTGGCTAATAGAATTTATATTAACCCATTAGCTGtgaatacatgtacatgtttgtttgtttgtccccccccccacacacacacacactgatggcAGCCACCgagaagtcaattagtaggtctaatgtgacctcacctgattttctCATTCTGTGAATTTTGAAgaacaattttctctctctctctctctctctctctctctctctctctctctctctctctctctctctctctctctctctctctctctctctctctctttctctctctttctctctctcagaactcatgatatcagtattaatattactattattattattgacattattgacataatgattattataatattttggaaacactaatgatagtaaaaaaaaattaaagtacaagaaaaagggaaagcagTTGTAAtgaactccttggtgactaagctctCGTGGAGCCATTTCTTTGCAAACACAATTAAACTAAGTTCTCAGTGGATGTATTTTGTACTTGTATGTCATCTCCTGTGGCAGTGGGTTATGCGGTTCTCATTCCGGCAATATCTCTGTGAACTGAGGATGCCATTCATGATATGCCTCTTTTGGTAAAGgattgataatagaaaaaataagttcttcttctttttcttcttgttcatcttcttctttttcttcttcttgttcttctttttcttcttgttcatcttcttctttttcttcttcttgttcttctttttcttcttgttcatcttcttctttttcttcttcttgttcttctttttcttcttcttgttcttgttcttcttcttcttcttcttcttcttctttttcttcttcttccactgttATCAAAAGCGCTTCCTTCGAATTAGGTTAAGATCAAGATAAGGACCTAACAGTGAAATTTTCAGTAATGAGAAGTTCTTAGCAAAACTCAAGAACAGAATTAATATGCAAAAAGTTTacaccttcccctttttctctgcaATTGATATGTTTCAAATAAATGTTTCTCTACTTTCAGGGTTGCATGTCATGCTATAGCAGACCTGTGTCAGGAAATAAGGTGCCCCAACGGTCTTATTCTTCAGAGCCCCTTCAATAACCTCTTCAGCGAGATCAGAGTCCATAGCTTCGGCAAGGTACTTTATTTTGATGTTATATGTGATGTCTTTTACAttttgtgtgtattacatatatatatgtgtgtgtgtgtgtgtgtgtgtgtgtgtgtgtgtgtgtgtgtgtgtgtgtgtgtgtgtgtgtgtgtgtgtgtgtgtgcgtgtatgtgtatgtatgtatgtatgtatgtatgtttatatagatatatagatatatatatgtatatatatatatatatatatatatatatatatatatatatataatatgtagatgtatgtgtatatatataatctatatacatgtaaatatacatatactatatacatatacacatgaatatgtatatgtgataattaagtgtgtatatatatatattatatataatatatattatattatattatattatattatattatttatatatatatacatatataaatgtatatatataaatacatgcatacatacagacacacacacacacacacacacaaacatatatatatatatatatatatatatatatatatatatatatatatatatatatatatatatacatacatatatatatatatatatatatatgtatgtatgtatgtatgtatgtattatatatatatttgttatatatatcatatacattatatatatgtatatatatatatatatatatatatatatatatatataaataaatgtatgtatgtatgtattatatatatatttgttatatatatcatatagattttatatatatatatatatatatatatacatatatatatatattttatatatatacatatatatatatattttatatatatacatatatatatatattatatatatacatatatatatcatatatatatacatatatatatatatatatatatatatatatatatatatattatatatatacatatttatgtgtgcgtgtgcgtgtgcatgtgtgtgtgtgtgtgtgtgtgtgtgtgtgtgtgtgtgtgtgtgtgtgtgtgtgtgtgtgtgtgtgtgtgtgtgtgtgtatgtatatgtataaatgtatgtatatctgtatatatttttttaaatatgattttttaatatgaattatatagcAATGCTTTGAAATTGAAATCcagtttattttttatgatagttAATGCTCTAGAGCTAAATACATATGATCTTTTATACAGTATTAGAGCCCTTTATCAGtctttctaatattattttttttgtatagataATTGGCCTTTTCCAGCATCTTCAGCAAGTTTATCAGATATGTTATTCAaacacatgatgatgatgaaacatgaataattttctttggttttattgttactggaaaagaaggaaattattataatatacaaataaataagatacAAATAATGTAACGTTAAGCCCAGGTTCCAGTCGGGCACAGTCACAGAGCTGCCTCCAACTCCCCAACTTTTGGTTTTGTTTCACTTGCAATTACACTCCCCCAGGCTGGGTGTATCATAGGCTGGTTTGGAAGCAGTTTTCATTGTGTTATAGGTGCTAGAAGATATTTATAAGCCAGTGATGCTGTGAAGGCTAAGAGCGCATGCCATGtccgctgtttctctctctctctctctctctctctctctctctctctctctcctttttttcttctttctttctttctttttatctttctccttccttcttttctttctttctttccttctgtctttcactttatctttctttttctttctttatttcacttctttctttgtttcttttgttctttctatcttttttctataattgtgtatgtacatagatgcTCCATTAAGTGCTTAATTACCAAGGACtcagttactagtcctacctagctcacttgtttatccttttccttaattttcagattgaaaaagaaaaaaatattactgttagtattgatGAAAAGCATGACAAAAATTATATCACTCATGTTCATACAAACAATAACTGTTGATAGCAttggaaagaaataataaatattaggGATGGGAAATCCAACGaggtt
This genomic stretch from Penaeus chinensis breed Huanghai No. 1 chromosome 8, ASM1920278v2, whole genome shotgun sequence harbors:
- the LOC125028027 gene encoding lysophosphatidylserine lipase ABHD12-like translates to MPRFRLLSMGTGRRGRFKRFLKLVVAVVTVFLFLFCVAFPILVHYSPGLQRFLIFRHTSLPGLSFFSRTEHFSKPEDYNLLGTRNFYLQTEDDVSVGIWHILPESLMFSAPDGNSEERTRWFEESLKKGKPIFIYLHGNRFSRAAYYRVELYRLLRSQDYHIIAMDYRGFADSTAVAPSETGLVTDVKAVYNYIKKKAGKTPVFFYAHSLGTGVACHAIADLCQEIRCPNGLILQSPFNNLFSEIRVHSFGKLLTFLPYYNWSILEPLRKSGVVFDNEKHIANIPIPIWILHAQDDGVVPITLGLELYSAAMRTRAKKAPEVRFFDFEDHYGYGHNYIHKSQDLPMILREFVKAARYSK